A region of Moorena producens PAL-8-15-08-1 DNA encodes the following proteins:
- the rsmH gene encoding 16S rRNA (cytosine(1402)-N(4))-methyltransferase RsmH, which translates to MENEQLQTNTTPFFHVSVLSQELIEGLAICPGGHYLDATVGGGGHTELILAAAPDVEVTAIDRDANAIAAAKTRLASYGGRVHFWHGNFAEYQSNDRVFDGIIADLGVSSAQLDLPERGFSFRHAAQLDMRMDQSQSLTAKDIINNWGEVRLADVFYKYGEERLSRRMARRIVEKRPFQTTTELANAIASCVPPKYRYGRIHPATRVFQALRIVVNQELESLETFLDIVPHWLKPGGRLGIISFHSLEDRIVKHKFRELSTNCSLLRVLTKKPTVAQAEEIQHNPRARSAKLRFAERLELSIQD; encoded by the coding sequence ATGGAAAATGAACAATTACAGACAAATACAACACCCTTTTTCCATGTGTCGGTATTGAGTCAGGAATTAATTGAGGGACTAGCGATCTGTCCGGGTGGTCATTACTTAGATGCCACTGTGGGTGGTGGTGGACACACTGAGTTAATTTTAGCAGCAGCACCGGATGTGGAGGTTACAGCTATTGACCGGGATGCTAATGCGATCGCAGCAGCCAAGACCAGGTTAGCCAGTTATGGCGGACGAGTTCACTTCTGGCATGGAAATTTTGCGGAGTATCAGTCTAATGATAGGGTATTTGATGGTATTATTGCTGATTTAGGCGTCAGTTCAGCTCAGCTAGATTTACCAGAGCGAGGCTTTAGTTTTCGCCATGCTGCTCAGTTAGATATGCGGATGGACCAGAGCCAGTCTCTGACGGCAAAGGATATTATTAATAATTGGGGTGAGGTACGGCTAGCGGATGTTTTTTATAAGTATGGGGAAGAACGGTTATCCCGGCGGATGGCACGCCGGATTGTGGAGAAGCGTCCGTTTCAGACAACCACTGAATTAGCCAATGCGATCGCATCTTGTGTTCCCCCTAAATACCGCTATGGCAGAATTCACCCAGCGACTCGGGTGTTTCAAGCCCTACGGATTGTCGTCAACCAGGAACTTGAGAGCCTCGAAACCTTCCTCGACATTGTCCCCCATTGGCTGAAACCAGGAGGAAGACTTGGAATTATCAGTTTTCACAGCTTGGAAGACCGGATTGTTAAGCACAAATTCCGGGAGTTGTCAACGAATTGCTCACTATTGCGAGTGCTAACCAAAAAGCCAACTGTAGCACAAGCTGAAGAAATCCAGCATAATCCTCGTGCTCGCTCCGCTAAACTCAGATTCGCAGAGCGACTAGAGCTGAGCATTCAAGACTAA
- a CDS encoding cytochrome P450 codes for MFEHSWTILAFLVGTGISLLLWRWQQRQLALSSIYALPSPKGKWLTGNAMELLAAAKQGTYSLTIFRWMQQYGSMISLRIFTRPMVMVAKPQLIESILTEGQAQGIFTRSPSFYHAYKDVFGVHIGNQVGEAWKWRRQTAAPAFRASRFTQKFDLIRQGCQQVITQLQSSAQTGKEVQVDPLFVDLTMNIIAYFFLGVTFDKTSNFAGEPPFDAKRLYAALALLEKHVLLQTAGRSRWFKFLPTSEGREYRQAQDYLQQNLKPRVAMALQVARASEAESPSVSSSFQDSMLVQFAKNPQHDQDSLMAETRAFIFAGHDTTAHTMSFAVGELGLNPQVFQAAQQAVDQAWEKEGELNLSTLKHFDYIEAVVKETLRLHPVATGIPLVTTQETELDGVKMPKNVGVEPFFWAAGQDPEMFPKPEEFRPERWLQTETDQQPLPLLFGFSRGSHFCVGAPLALLEATVMLSLLLRHFNWELVNGRDSLEDVNQYLTVFPRDRMPIRFVSRTKSRA; via the coding sequence ATGTTCGAGCATTCATGGACAATTTTAGCTTTTCTTGTAGGAACAGGGATCAGCCTTCTCCTGTGGCGTTGGCAACAACGCCAGCTAGCTTTGAGCTCGATATATGCTCTGCCATCACCCAAGGGGAAATGGCTCACAGGTAACGCCATGGAACTTCTTGCCGCTGCAAAACAAGGAACCTATTCTCTGACAATCTTTCGATGGATGCAGCAATACGGCTCCATGATTTCGCTACGGATCTTCACCAGACCCATGGTGATGGTGGCAAAGCCCCAACTGATTGAAAGCATTTTGACAGAGGGGCAAGCCCAGGGGATATTTACCCGCAGTCCATCCTTTTATCACGCCTACAAAGATGTGTTTGGCGTACATATCGGAAACCAGGTTGGTGAAGCTTGGAAGTGGCGTCGCCAAACCGCAGCACCAGCTTTCCGAGCCAGTCGATTCACTCAAAAGTTCGATCTCATCCGTCAGGGTTGTCAGCAAGTCATCACACAACTTCAAAGCTCGGCTCAAACAGGCAAAGAGGTTCAAGTTGATCCCTTATTTGTGGACTTGACCATGAATATCATTGCCTACTTTTTCCTAGGTGTTACCTTTGATAAAACCTCAAACTTTGCAGGGGAACCCCCCTTCGATGCCAAGCGCCTGTATGCAGCTCTTGCACTCCTCGAAAAACATGTACTTTTGCAGACCGCAGGTCGCAGTCGATGGTTTAAGTTTCTCCCTACATCAGAAGGCCGAGAATACCGACAGGCTCAAGATTATTTACAACAGAATTTAAAGCCTCGGGTCGCGATGGCGTTGCAAGTGGCCAGGGCTTCTGAGGCCGAATCCCCATCAGTCAGTTCGTCATTTCAGGATTCGATGTTGGTTCAATTTGCTAAAAACCCCCAGCATGACCAAGACTCCCTGATGGCAGAGACCCGAGCCTTTATCTTTGCAGGTCATGACACTACGGCTCATACCATGTCCTTTGCAGTCGGGGAGTTGGGGCTTAATCCTCAAGTCTTTCAGGCCGCACAACAGGCTGTGGATCAAGCCTGGGAGAAGGAAGGGGAGCTAAATCTTTCTACTTTGAAACATTTCGACTATATAGAAGCTGTGGTCAAGGAAACATTACGACTCCATCCAGTGGCCACCGGAATCCCCCTAGTCACGACCCAAGAGACAGAATTGGATGGGGTCAAGATGCCAAAAAATGTAGGCGTCGAACCTTTTTTCTGGGCTGCGGGACAGGATCCTGAGATGTTTCCAAAACCGGAAGAATTTCGTCCAGAACGATGGCTGCAAACGGAAACTGACCAACAGCCACTCCCCCTCCTGTTTGGATTTTCCCGAGGATCTCATTTTTGTGTAGGCGCACCTCTAGCACTTTTAGAAGCAACGGTGATGTTGTCTTTACTCCTCCGTCATTTCAACTGGGAACTCGTAAATGGCCGAGATTCTCTAGAAGATGTTAATCAGTATTTAACAGTATTTCCCCGCGATCGCATGCCGATTCGTTTTGTTTCGAGAACTAAATCCAGAGCTTAG
- a CDS encoding AAA family ATPase: protein MTDLLENLYNAFDPSQPLPAGDPVYVDCREVRGDGEIQVDLGKEMLLSKRETYHLYGGHRGAGKSTELFRLKQYLEQNNFYVVYFAADEEDVDSEDTQYTDILLACTRHLLEDLKDSANPRPLLNWLESRWQELKDLALTELAFDGLSAEAKISQYGKLTANLRAVPTLRQQIRQKINPHTVTLLKALNQFITEAKQNLPAGCTKLAVIADNLDRIVPVIQESNQTNHEEIFLDRSEQLKGLKCHIVYTVPISMLYSKRANDLRETYGYPQVLPMIMVRTKEGSLYEPGFNKIKEVISKRVGQFAPNRSLETDIFESPEALERLCLMSGGHVRNLLLLIQTAIARTETLPISLRAVQRAITDARDTYRRTVQDGQWSILADVYRSKQIHNNDQYRQLLFNRCLLEYQYFDEEGERQCWYDIHPLIKGIREFKEACAQLDSQP, encoded by the coding sequence ATGACTGATTTACTGGAAAACCTCTACAATGCCTTTGACCCCTCCCAACCGTTACCGGCAGGGGACCCGGTTTATGTCGATTGTCGGGAAGTGCGGGGGGATGGAGAGATCCAGGTGGATTTAGGGAAAGAGATGTTGCTTTCTAAGCGAGAGACCTATCATTTATATGGAGGTCATCGGGGGGCAGGAAAATCTACAGAATTGTTCCGATTGAAGCAATATTTAGAACAAAATAACTTCTATGTGGTGTATTTTGCCGCAGATGAAGAAGATGTGGACTCCGAAGATACTCAATATACCGATATTCTGCTGGCCTGTACTCGCCATTTGCTCGAAGACCTCAAGGATAGTGCTAATCCCAGGCCGTTGTTGAACTGGCTCGAAAGCCGCTGGCAAGAGTTGAAAGATTTGGCCCTGACTGAATTAGCATTTGATGGACTAAGTGCAGAAGCAAAAATTTCTCAGTATGGCAAGCTAACTGCTAATTTAAGAGCTGTACCAACCTTGCGTCAACAGATTCGACAGAAAATTAATCCCCACACCGTTACTCTCCTAAAGGCGTTGAATCAGTTTATTACAGAAGCCAAACAGAACTTACCAGCTGGATGTACTAAATTAGCAGTAATTGCGGATAATTTAGACCGGATTGTTCCAGTTATCCAAGAGAGTAACCAAACTAATCATGAAGAAATTTTTTTAGACCGTAGTGAACAATTAAAAGGATTAAAGTGCCATATTGTCTACACAGTTCCGATTTCAATGCTGTACTCCAAGCGAGCCAATGATTTGCGAGAAACCTATGGTTATCCCCAGGTTTTACCGATGATTATGGTACGCACTAAAGAAGGTAGCCTTTATGAGCCTGGATTCAATAAAATTAAAGAAGTGATTAGCAAGCGAGTCGGCCAATTTGCTCCCAATCGCTCCCTAGAAACCGATATATTTGAAAGTCCAGAAGCCTTAGAGCGCTTGTGTCTTATGAGTGGAGGTCATGTGCGGAATTTGCTATTATTAATCCAAACCGCCATTGCTCGCACCGAAACCTTACCGATTTCCCTCAGAGCAGTGCAACGAGCCATTACTGATGCACGAGATACCTATCGCCGAACGGTTCAGGATGGACAGTGGTCGATTTTAGCCGATGTTTACCGCTCCAAGCAGATACACAATAATGACCAGTATCGTCAGTTATTATTCAATCGCTGTTTGTTAGAGTATCAATACTTCGATGAGGAAGGAGAAAGACAGTGTTGGTACGATATTCATCCCCTGATTAAAGGGATTCGGGAATTTAAAGAGGCTTGTGCTCAACTAGACTCACAGCCGTAA
- a CDS encoding tetratricopeptide repeat protein translates to MSYRAGCFNQERRGGKSGLAQKWCVTGRTIPTLALERKIRASQPLTHPTHSLLPTPYSLLPAPLQPMVNFTDADEDLPPASPEEQYQDLLRAVRRRRGFGLLFVRCSPAEAEKLVKQVKQDLPQKTIEVLRFEEPIDNLYSIVQDRPDFQHIKVLFIQGLEYSFYKYEETKCQQGWDSKAIYSYSWKGVPHILNHLNQHRERFREDFQICFVFLLRSFSLNYFIHRAPDFFDWRSGLFDFPSKSEECQQEDFQNQSLNPEERSKQIIAIKECLEAEHHTPEEQADLLVELGMLLVAAQEYEDAIANFDQALEIKPDDHQVWYSRGVALSILGRLEAGIDSFDQAVKIKPDYHEACYKQGNALSDLGRNEAAIKSYEKAVRIKPDLNQAWYKRGNALLDLGKNEAAIKSYHQALKFKSDFHQAWYNRGIALSELGNLEAGIESFDQALKFKLDFHQAWNSRGVALSELGNLEAGIESFEQALKFKPDDHEAWYNRGNTLSDLGRNEEAIDSYDQALKIKPDYHLAWNNRGIALSDLGRNEEAIDSYNQAFKFKPDLHQAWYNRGLALRKLGRNKAAIESFDQALKIKPDHHQALNNRGLAVWQLLRNEEAIDSYDQAVKIKPDDHQAWYKWGNYLSDLGDFEAALYSYDQTLKIKPDDHEALYNRGIVLSDLGRNQEAIDSFDQALKIKPDDYEALYNRGVALWKLGRNRAAIDSYDQALKIRRDLHQAWYNKACCYALQGHIDLALDNLQQAIDLNPEDSREMAKTDSDFETIRLHQRFQELINIKSGILGNRESVVGNRE, encoded by the coding sequence GTGTCTTACCGGGCGGGCTGTTTCAACCAGGAACGAAGAGGCGGAAAATCAGGGCTAGCCCAAAAATGGTGCGTTACGGGGCGGACTATCCCAACCCTGGCGCTTGAGCGAAAAATAAGGGCAAGTCAGCCCCTAACGCACCCTACGCACTCCCTGCTCCCTACTCCCTACTCCCTACTCCCTGCTCCCTTACAACCAATGGTAAACTTTACTGATGCGGACGAGGATTTACCTCCAGCGAGTCCAGAAGAACAATACCAAGACTTACTCCGTGCCGTCCGACGCCGTAGAGGGTTTGGATTATTATTTGTCCGTTGTTCTCCCGCAGAAGCAGAGAAGTTGGTTAAGCAGGTTAAGCAGGATTTGCCTCAGAAAACAATAGAGGTGTTGCGCTTCGAGGAACCCATTGATAATTTATACAGCATTGTTCAGGATCGCCCCGACTTTCAACACATCAAGGTTTTATTTATCCAAGGTCTAGAATACTCGTTTTATAAGTATGAAGAGACGAAATGTCAGCAGGGATGGGATAGCAAAGCAATTTATTCCTATAGTTGGAAAGGGGTTCCTCATATTTTAAATCATCTCAACCAACACAGAGAACGATTTCGAGAGGATTTTCAGATTTGTTTTGTGTTTCTCTTACGGTCATTTTCCCTGAATTATTTTATCCACCGCGCTCCTGACTTTTTTGACTGGCGTTCTGGTCTGTTTGACTTTCCTAGCAAATCAGAGGAGTGTCAACAAGAAGACTTTCAGAATCAGTCTTTGAATCCTGAAGAACGAAGTAAACAAATTATCGCGATTAAAGAATGCCTGGAAGCAGAGCATCACACTCCTGAAGAGCAAGCCGATTTACTAGTTGAACTAGGAATGCTACTCGTTGCTGCCCAAGAGTATGAAGACGCGATCGCTAACTTCGACCAAGCTTTGGAAATTAAACCGGATGATCACCAAGTTTGGTACAGTCGGGGGGTTGCCCTATCAATATTAGGACGTTTGGAAGCAGGGATTGATTCCTTTGACCAAGCTGTCAAAATTAAACCGGATTACCACGAAGCTTGTTACAAGCAGGGGAATGCTTTATCAGATTTAGGACGAAATGAAGCAGCGATTAAATCCTATGAAAAAGCTGTGAGAATTAAACCCGACCTAAACCAAGCTTGGTACAAGCGGGGGAATGCCCTTTTGGATTTAGGAAAAAACGAAGCAGCGATTAAATCCTATCACCAAGCTTTGAAATTTAAATCTGATTTCCACCAAGCTTGGTACAACCGGGGGATTGCTCTATCCGAATTAGGAAATTTGGAAGCAGGGATTGAATCGTTTGACCAAGCTTTGAAATTTAAACTGGATTTCCACCAAGCTTGGAATAGCCGGGGTGTTGCCCTATCCGAATTAGGAAATTTGGAAGCAGGGATTGAATCGTTTGAGCAAGCTTTGAAATTTAAACCCGATGACCACGAAGCTTGGTACAACCGGGGGAATACCCTATCGGATTTAGGACGAAATGAAGAAGCCATCGATTCCTATGACCAAGCTTTGAAAATTAAACCGGATTACCACCTAGCTTGGAACAACCGGGGGATTGCCTTATCCGATTTAGGACGAAATGAAGAAGCCATCGATTCCTATAACCAAGCGTTTAAATTTAAACCCGACCTCCACCAAGCTTGGTACAACCGGGGGCTTGCCTTACGAAAATTAGGACGAAACAAAGCAGCGATTGAATCCTTTGACCAAGCTTTGAAAATTAAACCCGATCACCACCAAGCTTTGAATAACCGGGGGCTTGCTGTATGGCAATTACTACGAAATGAAGAAGCTATCGATTCCTATGACCAAGCTGTTAAAATCAAACCCGATGACCACCAAGCTTGGTACAAGTGGGGCAATTACCTATCGGATTTAGGAGATTTTGAAGCAGCGCTTTATTCCTATGACCAAACTTTGAAAATTAAACCGGATGACCACGAAGCTTTGTACAACCGGGGGATTGTCTTATCGGATTTAGGACGAAATCAAGAAGCCATCGATTCGTTTGACCAAGCTTTGAAAATTAAACCGGATGACTACGAAGCTTTGTACAACCGGGGGGTTGCCCTATGGAAATTAGGAAGAAATAGAGCAGCGATCGATTCTTATGACCAAGCTTTGAAAATTAGACGCGATCTCCACCAAGCTTGGTACAACAAAGCCTGCTGTTATGCCTTACAAGGACATATAGACTTAGCCCTAGATAACTTACAACAGGCAATTGATCTCAATCCTGAAGACAGTCGAGAGATGGCAAAAACTGACTCAGATTTTGAAACCATTCGCTTACACCAGCGGTTTCAGGAGTTGATTAATATCAAGTCTGGGATTTTAGGGAATAGGGAGTCGGTAGTCGGGAATCGGGAATAG
- a CDS encoding pentapeptide repeat-containing protein, giving the protein MEFLELIKGVALEPTDNSLRIDLKDANLRGADLRGADLRGADLSRADLSDANLNGALLNGADLSRAYLRCADLSDANLSDANLMGTYLSRTDLSRANLGGANLSNANLIGSRVDSTQFGDNLGISQDIKHDLKGRGAIFEESPSLRSGILVCS; this is encoded by the coding sequence ATGGAATTCCTTGAACTAATTAAGGGTGTTGCTCTAGAGCCAACTGACAATTCACTTAGAATTGACCTGAAGGATGCCAACTTAAGGGGTGCTGACTTAAGGGGTGCTGACTTAAGGGGTGCTGACTTAAGCAGAGCTGACCTAAGTGATGCCAATCTTAACGGTGCCCTGCTCAACGGAGCTGATTTGAGTCGTGCCTACCTTAGATGTGCGGATCTCAGTGATGCTAACCTGAGTGATGCCAACTTGATGGGTACTTATCTGAGTCGTACTGACCTCAGTCGTGCTAACCTAGGTGGTGCCAACCTGAGTAATGCCAACCTGATTGGTAGTCGAGTAGATAGTACTCAGTTTGGAGATAACTTAGGAATATCTCAGGATATCAAGCATGACCTAAAGGGACGAGGGGCAATCTTTGAGGAGTCTCCGAGTCTACGTTCTGGAATTCTTGTCTGTTCCTGA
- a CDS encoding molybdenum cofactor guanylyltransferase encodes MRSLRVYVLEFLSVPDQTMGSAIPSTNYDLALSGIVLAGGLSSRMGRDKALIAIKGVPLLRRVCDVALSCIGQVSGQVSGQVSGQVYIVTPWPERYVDILPETCRVVREVPLPEESTPHGPLVGFAQGLAHVETDWVLLLACDLPQLKAEVVQGWVKQLQQTQENAIDQRSSYANALLPRNPKGWEPLCGFYRRQCLPSLTEFINQGGRSFQRWLAQHPVQELLVSDTRPFFNCNTPADLEQLEIQD; translated from the coding sequence TTGAGGAGTCTCCGAGTCTACGTTCTGGAATTCTTGTCTGTTCCTGACCAAACTATGGGCAGTGCTATACCAAGTACTAATTACGACTTAGCCCTCTCAGGGATTGTCCTTGCAGGAGGGCTGAGTTCTCGTATGGGTAGGGATAAAGCTTTGATTGCGATCAAGGGTGTGCCTTTACTGCGCAGAGTGTGTGATGTTGCCCTCAGCTGTATTGGTCAAGTCTCTGGTCAAGTCTCTGGTCAAGTCTCTGGTCAAGTCTATATCGTCACTCCCTGGCCAGAACGATACGTGGATATCTTACCTGAGACTTGTCGTGTCGTTCGGGAAGTGCCGTTACCAGAAGAGAGCACACCTCATGGTCCTTTGGTAGGATTTGCTCAAGGATTAGCTCATGTTGAAACAGATTGGGTACTGTTACTTGCCTGTGATTTACCCCAATTAAAAGCAGAGGTTGTGCAAGGTTGGGTCAAGCAGTTGCAGCAGACTCAGGAAAATGCGATTGACCAAAGGTCAAGCTACGCGAACGCACTCTTGCCACGAAACCCCAAGGGCTGGGAACCCCTGTGCGGTTTTTACCGACGCCAGTGTCTACCGAGCCTCACTGAGTTTATCAATCAAGGGGGAAGGTCATTTCAGCGTTGGTTGGCCCAGCATCCAGTACAGGAGTTACTAGTCAGCGACACTAGGCCATTTTTTAACTGCAATACCCCTGCTGACCTAGAACAGTTGGAAATACAGGACTAA
- a CDS encoding ribbon-helix-helix domain-containing protein, with protein sequence MAKVTVTLYMEEKDKEALQRLADAEERSLSQMAVLILKRAIKKAEQAGDIPPKE encoded by the coding sequence ATGGCTAAAGTAACCGTAACTCTCTATATGGAAGAAAAAGACAAAGAAGCGCTTCAACGATTGGCAGATGCCGAGGAGCGCTCCTTGTCCCAAATGGCAGTACTAATTCTTAAACGAGCGATTAAAAAAGCTGAGCAGGCAGGAGACATCCCACCCAAAGAGTAA